The Anoxybacillus amylolyticus DNA segment CTCTTCCGCCACGCTTTTGACTCCGATACGTGGAAAGCGGAATCCGCTTAATGTATCCTTTATGTGTCAATGTCACGACGATTTGTTCACAAGGGATTAAATCTTCATCTGCAAACTCTTCAACCCCACCGCTTATAATTTCCGTTCTTCGTTCATCGTTAAATCGTTCTTTTATTTCTGTTAATTCGGTTCGAATAATTTGCAACACTTTTTCTTCGTCTGCTAAAATCGAACGCAATTCCGCGATAAGTCGAACAAGTTCCTGGTATTCTTGTTCGATTTTTTCTCGCTCTAACCCAGTCAATCTTTGCAAACGCATATCTAAAATCGCTTGCGCCTGTCTTTCCGTTAACGAAAATTTTTGCATTAACCCTTCTTTCGCCATTTCTGTTGTTTGTGAATGACGAATTAAGTGAATGACTTTATCTAAATGGTCAAGCGCAATGCGAAGCCCTTCTAAAATATGCGCTCTTGCTTCTGCTTTTTTCAGTTCATACGCTGTACGACGACGAATAACGATTTTTTGATGGTCTAAATAGTGAGTTAAGCATTCTTTTAAATTTAGTACTTTCGGTTGTCCGTCGACAAGCGCCAACATATTAATGCCAAAGCTCGTTTGTAACGCTGTTTGTTTATATAAATTGTTTAAAATCACTTTCGCATTGGCATCTCTACGAATTTCCATGACCACTCGCATACCATTTCGGTCTGATTCATCCCGCAAATCAGTAATACCATCAATTTTTTTCTCGCGGACAAGTTCGGCAATTCGTTCAATCAATTTTGCCTTGTTCACTTGATAAGGAAGTTCGTGAACGATAATGCTTTCCTTGCCGTTTTCTTTTTGTTCAATTTCCACTTTTGCCCGCAACGTAATTGAACCACGACCTGTTTCATACGCTTTACGAATGCCGCTACGACCAATGATTTGTCCGCCGGTTGGAAAATCTGGTCCAGGGATAAATTCCATCAATTCAGCAATCGTCATTTCCGGATCTTGACTTAATGCTAAAAGTGCATCTACTATCTCACCGAGCTGATGCGGGGGGATGTTTGTCGCCATCCCAACTGCAATCCCCGATGAGCCGTTGACAAGTAAATTTGGAAAACGTGAAGGCAAAACAACTGGCTCTTTTTCCGAACCATCGTAGTTATCTTGATAATCAATCGTATCTTTCGTAATATCGCGCAATAGTTCCATCGAGATTTTCGACATGCGCGCTTCCGTGTAACGCATAGCTGCCGCTGCATCGCCATCAATCGAGCCGAAGTTTCCGTGCCCGTCCACTAACATATAACGATAGTTGAAATCTTGCGCCATCCGCACCATCGTGTCATAAACAGCTGCATCACCATGTGGATGGTATTTCCCGATAACTTCCCCAACGATGCGCGCTGATTTTTTATAAGGCTTGTCCGCTGTCATTCCTAAATCGTGCATTGCGTATAAAATGCGGCGGTGAACCGGCTTCAACCCATCTCGAACATCAGGCAGCGCCCGTGACACAATAACGCTCATTGCATAATCAAGAAAAGACGAGCGCATTTCTTGGCTAATATTCACTTCGCGAATTCGTGAATTTTGGTTTTCTGACATTTTTTCAAAACCTCCCTTTTAAACTCATTTTTATCTGGGGGAGGGTGATAAGCGACACTCTCCGTACAACTTTAAATATCTAGATTTTTTACATATCGAGCGTTTTCTTCAATGAACTGTCTGCGCGGCTCTACTTTATCGCCCATTAAAATTTCAAACGTTTCATCCGCTTCAATCGCATCTTGTAGGCTTACTTGAAGCAATGTCCGCGTTTCTGGATTCATCGTTGTTTCCCACAATTGTTCCGGGTTCATTTCTCCAAGACCTTTATAGCGTTGAATACCCGGCTTTGGGTTCTCTGGAAGTTGCATCAAAATTTTTTCAAGTTGTCGGTCGTTATAAGCATATTCGATCCGCTTTCCTTGTTGGATTTTATAAAGCGGTGGTTGAGCAATATATACGTAGCCATGCTCAATCAACTCCCGCATATAGCGATAAAAAAAGGTGAGTAACAATGTGCGGATATGAGCACCATCTACATCCGCATCGGTCATAATAATGACTTTATGATACCGTGCTTTCGTAATATCAAAATCTTCCCCGATTCCTGTCCCTAGCGCAGTAATAATCGCTCGCACTTCGTTGTTTGATAAAATTTTATCTAACCTTGCTTTTTCGACGTTAATAATTTTTCCACGCAATGGCAAAATAGCTTGGAAGTGCCGGTCACGTCCTTGTTTTGCAGAACCGCCCGCTGAATCCCCCTCCACAACGTACAATTCGCTAATGGATGGATCTTTCGATGAGCAGTCTGCTAATTTTCCAGGCAAGTTAGAAATTTCTAGTGCGCTTTTTCGGCGTGTTAATTCACGCGCTTTCTTTGCAGCTACACGTGCACGGGCAGCCATCATTCCTTTTTCTACAATTTTCCGAGCAACGGCTGGATTTTCTAATAAAAACGTTTCAAACTGCTCAGAAAAAATAGCATCTGTTGCTGTTCTTGCATCGCTATTGCCAAGCTTTGTTTTTGTTTGTCCTTCGAATTGTGGGGACGGGTGCTTTACAGAAACAATTGCTGTCAACCCTTCGCGGACATCTTCACCAGTTAAGTTCGCGTCATTGTCTTTGAAAATATGATGCTTGCGCGCATAATCGTTAATGATACGTGTCAGCGCTGTTTTAAACCCAGCCTCATGCGTTCCGCCTTCGTGCGTATGAATGTTATTTGCAAATGAGTAAATATTGCTAGTGTAACTATCGTTATACTGGAGGGCAATTTCTACATAAATCCCGTCTCGTTCCCCAAAAATATACACCGGTTCTTCATGAAGCACTTCGCGCGTCCGGTTTAAATGTTGGACATACGATTTAATTCCACCTTCATAATAGTATTCGTTGCGCCGCTTTTCTCCGCGCTTATCTTCAAGAATAATACGGATACCGCGATTTAAAAAAGCTAATTCGCGCAACCGGTTCGCAAGTGTATCGTAATCGTACTCGGTCGTTTCCGTGAAAATTTCTGGGTCTGGTTTAAAGTGGGTGGTTGTTCCCGTCCGATCGGTTTCGCCAATTACTTGTAAATCAGCACACGGAACACCACGCTCATATTTTTGGTAGTGAATTTTCCCTTCTCGGTAAACAAAAACTTCCAATTCTTGTGACAGTGCGTTGACGACAGAGGCACCAACACCGTGAAGCCCTCCAGATACTTTATATCCACCGCCGCCAAACTTCCCACCAGCATGTAGCACAGTCATAATGACCTCTACCGCTGGTCGACCCATTTGCTCTTGAATACCGACAGGGATACCACGTCCGTTATCTGCAACCGTAATGCTATTATCTTCTTCAATCGTTACATGAATTTCTGTACAGTATCCGGCCAATGCCTCGTCAATGCTGTTGTCCACGATTTCCCATACTAAATGATGGAGTCCTTTCGAGCCGGTAGACCCAATATACATGCCAGGTCGTTTCCGAACTGCTTCAAGGCCTTCTAATACTTGGATTTGACTTTCATCATACATATGTTCGATTTTTTGTTCCATTGTCATGCTAATCACCTACGCTTTCCTTTGACGGTCAAAACTCATTGGGTTATTTGGCCAGAACACACGTGGTAAACAGCTGCTTCTTTTATGACGTCATGCTCAATCCCATCAATACTTGTCGTCGTAACGAATGTTTGGACTTTTTGTCGAATCGCATTCAATAAATGCGTTTGCCGAAAATCATCAAGTTCTGAAAGAACGTCGTCTAGTAAAAGAATTGGATAATCACCTGTTTCTTTGAAAATCAATTCGATTTCCGCTAATTTAACAGATAAAGCGGTTGTCCTTTGCTGGCCTTGCGAGCCGAACGTTTGTACATCTTTTCCGTTTACGTCGAACGATAAATCATCGCGGTGTGGACCAGCAAGCGTCAACCCCCGTTCAATTTCCTTCTCCTTTATTTTAACAAATTTTTCACTATACGCTTCTACTATTCTCGACAATTCTATCTTTTCTGATACGTCAACCGACGGATGATAACGAATAGAAAGGTTTTCTAGCCCACGGCTAATTTCGTGATGAATAGGCTCTGCCCATTTTTGCAACAGTCGCAAAAACTCATACCGTTTTAGCGTAATTTTCGCAGCCAATTCTACCAACTGTTCCGTTAATACAGAAAGCATCGTTTCGTCGCGCTGTTGCCTTGTTTGTAACGCTTTTAAATAGTGGTTCCGTTGCTGCAATATTTTTTGGTACAGGCTTAAATCATGCATGTAGACAGGGGAAATTTGTCCGATTTCCATGTCGATAAAACGTCGCCTTACTTGAGGTCCCCCTTTGACGAGATATAAGTCTTCTGGGGCAAACAAAACAACGGGAAGATGACCAATATATTGACTTAATTTTCGTTGTTCTATATGGTTTATTTTTGCTTTTTTCCCTTTTTTTGATACAACAAGCTGTAAAGAGAGAGGACCATTCCGTTTCATCGCTCTCCCTTCTATTTTAGCATATTCCGCCTCCCAACGAATCAATTCTTTATCATTTGCTGTTCGATGGGATTTGGCCATGGCTAACACGTAAATTGCTTCCATCAAATTAGTCTTTCCTTGCGCATTTTCTCCTAAAATAATGTTGACATGATTAGCAAATGTCACTTCTTGGCTGTTGTAGTTCCGATAATTTTTTAGCGATAAATGTGTCAAGAGCAAAGATTCTTCACCTACTCTATCCCTTTTACGACAAAAGTACCAAATTCACGCACATCAACAACGTCTCCATTTGTTAACTTGCGACCACGGCGCGTCTCTCGTTCACCGTTTACATATACTTCTTTCGTCTGTAAAAACCATTTGGCCATTCCACCTGTATCAATCACGTTCGCCAGTTTTAAAAACTGACCAAGAGTAATGGTTTCCGTTGAAATTTGGATTTGTTTCATGCATTCACCGCTCACTTTCGTTAAAAACTGTCCATTACTTCATTTTACTAAAAAATTTGCCAATAGAAAAGAAAGCCGCTAGAAACTCTTTTTTCTAGCAGCTTAACTCATTAGTACGTTCTGACTGGCAAAATCAGCTGAAGCATGGTATCTGTATGAAGCGGACGAAGGATAAATGGACGCATTGCTCCAGTGAAGCTAATTTTAATTTCTGTTCCTTCCAATGCTTTTAAGGCATCCATCATGTATTTCGCGCTAAAAGAAATTTTTAGTTCTTCCCCCTCGATTGCTTCGCATTGAATCTCTTCTGTCACTTTGCCAATCTCTGGAGAAATGGATGAAACTTCAATCTTGTTGTCGGATAACGTGGCTAATTTGACAACATTGTTTCTTCCTTCTCGCGCTAGTAAAGAAGCCCGGTCAATCGCTTGGAAAAACTCTTTTGCATTAATAATAACATCCGTTTGGCTATCTGTTGGGATTAAACGGGACGTATCTGGATAGTTTCCATCAAGAAGTCGGGAGAAAAATAACAAATGTTTTGTTTTGAAGAGTACTTGATTTTCTGTCATCACAATTTCAACCGCTTCGTTCGTATCATCTAAAATTTTGCTTAATTCGTTTAAGCTTTTTCCAGGGATAACAACGTTGTAAGATAAATGATGGTCCATTTCGATTTTCGCTTTTCGTAAAGCAAGACGATGACTATCTGTTGCAATACAGATAAGTTCCCCATTTTCCACTCGCCAGTTGACACCTGTCAAGATCGGTCGTGTTTCCGACATCGACACAGCAAAAACCGTTTGCCGGATGATTGTTTTCAATAAATCTGTTGGCAATTGGAAAACATGCTCTTCTTGAATTTGCGGAAGACGCGGATATTCTTCTGCATCTAAACCATTTAGGTTAAATTCAGTTTTGCCAGAGCGAATAAGCAC contains these protein-coding regions:
- the recF gene encoding DNA replication/repair protein RecF (All proteins in this family for which functions are known are DNA-binding proteins that assist the filamentation of RecA onto DNA for the initiation of recombination or recombinational repair.), whose product is MLLTHLSLKNYRNYNSQEVTFANHVNIILGENAQGKTNLMEAIYVLAMAKSHRTANDKELIRWEAEYAKIEGRAMKRNGPLSLQLVVSKKGKKAKINHIEQRKLSQYIGHLPVVLFAPEDLYLVKGGPQVRRRFIDMEIGQISPVYMHDLSLYQKILQQRNHYLKALQTRQQRDETMLSVLTEQLVELAAKITLKRYEFLRLLQKWAEPIHHEISRGLENLSIRYHPSVDVSEKIELSRIVEAYSEKFVKIKEKEIERGLTLAGPHRDDLSFDVNGKDVQTFGSQGQQRTTALSVKLAEIELIFKETGDYPILLLDDVLSELDDFRQTHLLNAIRQKVQTFVTTTSIDGIEHDVIKEAAVYHVCSGQITQ
- the dnaN gene encoding DNA polymerase III subunit beta, coding for MRLTIQREHLAQSVQDVMKAISSRTTIPILSGIKMVAMEQGVTLTGSDSDISIESFIPSEEDGKMIVEVLDPGSIVLPARFFAEIVKKLPQDTVEIEVQASNVVLIRSGKTEFNLNGLDAEEYPRLPQIQEEHVFQLPTDLLKTIIRQTVFAVSMSETRPILTGVNWRVENGELICIATDSHRLALRKAKIEMDHHLSYNVVIPGKSLNELSKILDDTNEAVEIVMTENQVLFKTKHLLFFSRLLDGNYPDTSRLIPTDSQTDVIINAKEFFQAIDRASLLAREGRNNVVKLATLSDNKIEVSSISPEIGKVTEEIQCEAIEGEELKISFSAKYMMDALKALEGTEIKISFTGAMRPFILRPLHTDTMLQLILPVRTY
- the gyrA gene encoding DNA gyrase subunit A encodes the protein MSENQNSRIREVNISQEMRSSFLDYAMSVIVSRALPDVRDGLKPVHRRILYAMHDLGMTADKPYKKSARIVGEVIGKYHPHGDAAVYDTMVRMAQDFNYRYMLVDGHGNFGSIDGDAAAAMRYTEARMSKISMELLRDITKDTIDYQDNYDGSEKEPVVLPSRFPNLLVNGSSGIAVGMATNIPPHQLGEIVDALLALSQDPEMTIAELMEFIPGPDFPTGGQIIGRSGIRKAYETGRGSITLRAKVEIEQKENGKESIIVHELPYQVNKAKLIERIAELVREKKIDGITDLRDESDRNGMRVVMEIRRDANAKVILNNLYKQTALQTSFGINMLALVDGQPKVLNLKECLTHYLDHQKIVIRRRTAYELKKAEARAHILEGLRIALDHLDKVIHLIRHSQTTEMAKEGLMQKFSLTERQAQAILDMRLQRLTGLEREKIEQEYQELVRLIAELRSILADEEKVLQIIRTELTEIKERFNDERRTEIISGGVEEFADEDLIPCEQIVVTLTHKGYIKRIPLSTYRSQKRGGRGVQGMNTSEDDFVEHLLITSTHHTILFFTNKGKVYRAKGYEIPEFGRTAKGIPIVNLLEIDKDEWINTIITIDEFDDNSFLFFTTKQGIAKRSPLSSFANIRNNGLIAICLREGDELISVKLTDGYKHIIVGTKHGMLIRFPETDVRTMGRSATGVKAITLEGDDEVVGMEILEEEDDVLVVTKNGYGKRTKASEYRVQTRGGKGLKTCNITEKNGTVVAVKTVTDEEDLMLMTTNGILIRIAVSDISRMGRNTKGVKLIRLSGDHEYVATVAKVSREEEKELESSDEG
- the yaaA gene encoding S4 domain-containing protein YaaA; amino-acid sequence: MKQIQISTETITLGQFLKLANVIDTGGMAKWFLQTKEVYVNGERETRRGRKLTNGDVVDVREFGTFVVKGIE
- the gyrB gene encoding DNA topoisomerase (ATP-hydrolyzing) subunit B, whose product is MTMEQKIEHMYDESQIQVLEGLEAVRKRPGMYIGSTGSKGLHHLVWEIVDNSIDEALAGYCTEIHVTIEEDNSITVADNGRGIPVGIQEQMGRPAVEVIMTVLHAGGKFGGGGYKVSGGLHGVGASVVNALSQELEVFVYREGKIHYQKYERGVPCADLQVIGETDRTGTTTHFKPDPEIFTETTEYDYDTLANRLRELAFLNRGIRIILEDKRGEKRRNEYYYEGGIKSYVQHLNRTREVLHEEPVYIFGERDGIYVEIALQYNDSYTSNIYSFANNIHTHEGGTHEAGFKTALTRIINDYARKHHIFKDNDANLTGEDVREGLTAIVSVKHPSPQFEGQTKTKLGNSDARTATDAIFSEQFETFLLENPAVARKIVEKGMMAARARVAAKKARELTRRKSALEISNLPGKLADCSSKDPSISELYVVEGDSAGGSAKQGRDRHFQAILPLRGKIINVEKARLDKILSNNEVRAIITALGTGIGEDFDITKARYHKVIIMTDADVDGAHIRTLLLTFFYRYMRELIEHGYVYIAQPPLYKIQQGKRIEYAYNDRQLEKILMQLPENPKPGIQRYKGLGEMNPEQLWETTMNPETRTLLQVSLQDAIEADETFEILMGDKVEPRRQFIEENARYVKNLDI